The Abditibacteriota bacterium region AGATCGCCGCCGAGAGCAAGACCCTTGCTGCGGCAGCCCAGGGCGGCACCATCAGCCCCGATCTGCTGAAGGGCGCATCCTTTACCGTGACCAATCTGGGCACCTTTGGAGTAGAAAGCTTTACTCCGGTGATCAATCCTCCCCAGACCTGCATACTGGGCGTCAACACCATAGTCCAGAGAGTCAAAGAGGTCAACGGACAGCTCACCACTTATCCCGCCATGGGTCTGTCTCTCACCTTTGACCACAGGGCTCTGGACGGCGCTCCCGCCGCCCGCTTCCTGAAGGAGCTGGTGACCAATCTGGAAAACATTACGGTTTTAATGGCTAAATAATATATCTGGAGCTGATATGAGTTACGATTTGATAGTATTGGGCGGAGGCCCCGGCGGATACAACGCCGCCGAAAAAGCCGGTCACGCCGGTCTCAGCACTCTGCTGATAGAAAAGAAGGCCCTGGGCGGCGTGTGCCTCAACGAAGGCTGCGTGCCCACCAAGACCCTGCTTTACTCTTCCAAGGTGTACGGGTATGCCCTCCACGGCTCCGATTACGGCGTGTCCGTCAAGGACGTAGCCTACGATCATGCCGCGGTGGTGACCCGCAAGGACAAGGTGGTGAAGACCCTGGTCAGCGGTATCGAGGGCCAGATGAAGGCCGCCAAGGTCACGGTGGTAAAGGAAAACGCCGTGATCAAGGGCAAGTCCGGCAATGAGTACATAGTCGAAGCCGGCGGCAAGGAATACAGCGGCAAGGCTCTCTTTATAGCCACCGGTTCCGAGTCCGCCATGCCTCCCATCCCCGGAGCAAAGGAAGCCTTTGACGCCGGAGTGATGGTCACCAACAGAGAGCTGCTGCAGATCACCGAGATCCCCAAGGAGCTGGCGGTCATAGGCGGCGGCGTGATAGGTCTGGAAATGGCAGCCTACTTTGCCTCCGTGGGAAGCAAGGTGACGGTCATCGAGATGCTGGACCATATAGCCGGCAACACTGACGGTGAGATAGCCGGTATCCTGCAGAAGCTGTACGCTGCCAAGGGCATCGTCTTCAAGCTGGGCTGCAAGGTGACCGGGATATCCAATACAGGCGTCACCTACGAGGAGAACGGCAAGGAGTGCTTTGCCCCTGCCGACAAGATCCTCATGAGCGTGGGCAGGACCCCCAACACCAAGGGCATAGGACTGGAGAACATAGGCATCGAGATGGACCGCAGGGCCATCAAGACCGATCTGCAGTGCCGCACCAATCAGCCCAACGTGTTCGCCATAGGCGACGTCAACGGCAAGATCATGCTGGCCCATACTGCCTACAGAGAAGGAGAGGTGGCCCTCAACACTCTGCTGGGCAAGAAGGATATAGTCAGATACAACTGCATACCCAGTGTCATATACACCAATCCCGAGATAGGCTCTGTGGGTGAGACCGAAGCCTCTGCCAAGGCCAAGGGCATCGACGTCAAGGTAGGCAAGCTGCCTCTGATGTACAGCGGACGCTTTGTAGCCGAGGGCGGCAACAGGGAGTGCGTGGCCAAGATAGTCGTCAACAAGAAGTACGACTCCATCATAGGCTGCCAGTGCATCAGCCCCTACGCCTCCGAGTTCATCTGGGGCATGGTCCCGGTCATCGAGACCGAGATGCGCGTCTCCGACGCCAAGGAGCTGGTGTTCCCTCATCCCACCGTGTGCGAGATCCTGCGCGAGGTCATCTGGACCTTATAGAGGTATCCGGCTTGCCGGAATCAGACTGAAACAAATCTTAAGTAATATATATATGGAGCAAAGGCTATGCCAAAAAGTCAATTTGTAGATCCTGATTTTATCAGAAAGCCCGGTTTTATAGAATTTGATCAGATACCCGTCAATCAATACAATAAAACCATCAGAGACGAAAAGAAGAACTTCTCCAAGGCAGATTTTCTGCGGATATACAGAGACATGCGGTTCATACGCGAGTTTGAAAGCATGCTCTATCTCATCAAGACTCAGAGCGAGTACAACGGTGTCCAGTATTCCAACCCCGGCCCCGCCCACCTTTCCACCGGTCAGGAGGCTGCGGCTGTGGGACAGGCGTACATATTGAATATCAACGACTATTCCTTCGGTTCCCACCGCTCTCACGGCGAGATCCTGGCCAAGGGTCTTTCCGCCATCGAAAAGCTGTCCGACAAAGAGCTGACCGACGTGATGGAAGGCTTTTTTGACGGCAAGGTGCTGAAGGCTCTGGAAAAGGGCATCGGCGACGAGACCCTCACCGTCAAGGAAAAGGCAGTCAAGTTCCTTATTTACGGCGCTCTTTCCGAGATATTCGCCAGAGAGACCGGCTTCCACAGAGGCCTGGGCGGCTCCATGCACGCCTTCTTTACTCCCTTTGGCATTTATCCCAACAACGCTATAGTCGGCGGCTCCGCCACCGTGGCTCTGGGCGCTGCTCTGTATAAGCGCTGCAACAAGAAGGACGGCATCGTGATCTGTAACATCGGCGACGGCTCCATGGGCTGCGGCCCCGTGTGGGAAGCCATCATGATGTCCGCCATGGATCAGGTCAAGCAGCTGTGGGACAAGGGCTACAACAAGGGTCTGCCCATCCTCTTCAACTTCTTCAACAACCAGTACGGCATGGGCGGCCAGACCCGCGGCGAGACCATGGGCTATGACTTCCTGGCCCGGGCCGGCGCAGGCGTGAACCCCGAGCAGATGCACGCCGAGAGAGTGGACGGCTACAATCCTCTGGCAGTCATCGACGCCATGAAGCGGAAGAAGGAGATCCTCACCGGCGAGGGCGGCCCCGTGCTGCTGGACGTGGTCACCTACCGCTATGCCGGCCATTCCCCTTCGGACTCTTCCTCCTACAGGACCAAGGAAGAGATCGCTGCCTGGGAAGCTCAGGATGCTATCCCCGCTTACGCCGACAAGCTGATCAAGGCCAAGGTGGCTACCAAGGCCGAGATAGACGCTATCGAAAAGCACGTGGTGGAGACCATCACCCAGATCTGCGCTATGGCAGTGGACGAGAAGATCTCCCCCAGAATGGACGTCAAGGCCAATCCGAGAGTCATCGAGGATCTGATGTTCTCCAACACCAAAATGCCCAAGATGTCCGACGACGAAGTGGTGACCCTCAAGCCCAAGGAAGAGTCCCCCAGAGTCCAGGCTATCGCCAAGAAGGAGCGCTATGGCTTTGACAAGGACGGCAAGCTCTTCTCCAAGAACAAGGCCTTCCAGCTCAGAGACGGCCTGTTTGAGGCCATCATCGACAAGTATTATGAGGATCCCACTCTCATCAGCTACGGCGAAGACGTGAGAGACTGGGGCGGCGCCTTTGCAGTGTACAGAGGTCTCACCGAGGTCATACCTTATCACAGACTGTTCAACTCTCCCATTTCCGAAGCGGCCATCGCGGGCTCTGCCTGCGGCTACGCCATGAGCGGCGGAAGAGTGATAGCCGAGCTGATGTACTGCGACTTCCTGGGCAGAGCCGGTGACGAGGTCTTCAACCAGATCCCCAAGTGGCAGGCTATGAGCGCGGGCGTCATCAAGATGCCTCTCGTGATCAGAGTCTCCGTAGGCTCCAAATACGGCGCTCAGCACTCTCAGGACTGGAGCTCCCTGGTGGCCCATATCCCCGGTATCAAGGTGATATTCCCCGCCACTCCCTATGACGCAAAGGGTCTGATGGCTTCCGCCCTCAACGGCACCGATCCCGTGATCTGCTTCGAGTCTCAGAGGATCTACGACGTGGGCGAGCAGTTCCACAAGGGCGGCGTTCCCGTGGAGAGCTACGAGATCCCCATCGGCGAGCCCGACGTGAAGAGAGAAGGCTCCGACGTGACCATCCTCACCTTTGGCGCCACTCTGTACAGAGCCATCAAGGCTGCCGACATGCTGCAGGAGAAATACGGCATATCCGCCGAGGTCATCGACGCCAGAACTCTGGTGCCCTTCAACTATGACAAGGTGCTGGAGTCCGTCAAGAAGACCGGCAAGATATTGCTGACCTCCGACGCCTGCGAAAAGGGCTCCTTTATCAACACCATGGCTCAGACCATTTCCGAGCTGGCCTTTGACGAGCTGGATGCACCTCCCGTAGTAGTGGGCGCCCGCAACTGGATCACCCCCTGCTTCGAGCTGGACAACGACTTCTTCCCTCAGCCCGAGTGGATGATAGACGCCATTCACGAGAAGATCATGCCTATACCCGGCCACACCCCCACGAACAACTTTACTCCCGTGGAGAGGATGCGCCGCGAGAAGGCAGGCGTGTAAATTCTGATCTGCACAACATGCGCCCGTTCGCGGGCGCATTTTTGTGCCCGGAAAGGGCGCCGGGGCCGGCTCTTGCCAAAGACCGGGGTGATGTGGTATAATATAATCGTAAAATAGATATACCGGCATTGCTTATAAGAGTGGGGTTTCTCACTCTTATGTTTTAATTATTGGGGTGTGAAGTGAGCATAGAATACAGAGAAGCTTTACGAAGCATATCAAAAGAGAAGAATATTCCTTTTGATGAGCTTTTGCTCTTGCTTGAAAATGCGCTGACTCGTATGTACAAGCGCAACATAGAAGCCTCCGCAAAGGGCGAGCAGCCTCAAATAAGAGCGGAGGTCGGCGAGAAGGACGTCCACATCTACTGCCTGAAAAAGGTGGTCATGTTCGTGGACGACCCGAATACGGAGATAGCCCTTTCCAATGCATTGAAGATAGACCCCGGCGCCAAAACCGGCGACTACGTGGAAGAGGAGGTCACTCCTTCCAATTTCGGCAGGATGGCCGCTCACACGGCCCGGTTCGTCCTGGAATCCAAGATCAAGGATTATGAGCGCGAGCGGGATATCAAGCAGTTTCAGTCCAGGGTGGGGGATATCATCAATACTCACGTGTCCCGTTTTGAAGGCAAGCTGGTATTCGTGGACCCGGACGGACAGCAGGACTATGCGGAGCATATAGAGGCCCTGCTCCCGCCGGAGGAGCAGATCCGCAGCGAGAGATTCAGGGTCAGAGAGATGCTGAAGGTCTACGTGCTGGAGCTGCGGGAAAATCCCGGAGGACGCAGCCGTTATCAGCTGGTGGTCTCCAGGACCCATCCCTCCCTGGTCAGGCGTCTGGTTGAAAACGAGGTGGAGGAGATAGCCTCCGGCAAGGTGCAGATAGTGTCCATTGCCAGAGAGCCGGGCATCCGCACCAAGATAGCCGTCACCTCCGCCGATCGCAATATAGATCCCGTGGGAGCCTGTCTGGGCTCCAACGCTTCCAGACTCAAGGCCATACTCAGGGAACTGAGGGGCGAAAAGCTGGATATAGTCAAATATGACGAAGACCCGGTGAAGTATATCATCGACGCTGTGGCTCCTGCTCACGTGGTGTCGGTGGATTGCGACACGGAGACCCGGACCGCCGTGGTCAGAGTGCCCGACAAGGAGCTGTCTCTGGCCATAGGAAAAAAAGGCGTGAACGCCAAGCTGTCGGCCAAGCTGACCGGCTGGAATGTGAAGATACAGGGGACCACGGAGTGAGGGAACGCACCTGTATAGTCTGCAAGACCAAGGGGCCCCAGCAGTCCTTTTTCCGTATAGGCAAAAAGGCCGACGGCTCCCTGCAGACCGGCTCCGGAGGACGCGGCGCCTACATATGCCGCAGCCGCAGCTGTATAACCAAAGCCATGCAAAAGCCGCGTCTCGCCATGTTTCTCAGAACAAAGCCCGACGAGGAGGCAGAGCAGCAGCTTCTGTCCTCACTGCTCCGGGAGTTGACCGAGACCCCCGAGCCATGATGAGCCCGGCCGGAATAGTCTTATGAACAGAATACTTATGAGGCGGAATGTTATGATAGGATGATCCTGTTGATTGCATTTCCCCTATGTTTTACGAGGTGAATATATGAGTGCAAAAACTGTCGCTTCTTTTGCAAAGGAGCTGAAAATAACCGAGAAGGAGCTGAACGGATACCTGAAGGAATTGGGTGTGTCGGCCAGATCAGACGAAGCTCTTGATGCAGAAACGGTGGCCTTTATCAAGGATCTGATAAAGGATCAGAAGTCAGTCAAGGTCCAGATACCTCAGGCTGTCACCGTAAGAGATCTGGCAGAAAAGCTGGGCAAGCCGGTCAGCGAGCTGCAGAAATCCCTCGTAGAGCTGGGTATTCTGGCCACTGTCAACCAGTCGGTGGGAGCCGACGTGGCTCAGAAGGTGGCCGACAAGTGGCATATCACACTGGAAATAGTCAAGTCGGAGGCTGTCCGCGCCAAAAAGCCTGCGTCGGCCAAGGCGCCTGCGGCCAAGACCAACACGAAGCTGGCCTCCAGGCCTCCCGTGGTGACCGTGCTGGGTCACGTGGACCACGGCAAGACCACCCTCCTCGATACTCTCAGAAAAACTCACGTCACGGACCAGGAGTCCGGAGGCATCACTCAGCATATAGGCGCGTATCAGGTGGAGCTGAAGGGCCGCAAGATCACCTTTATCGACACTCCCGGACACGCCGCCTTTACCGCTATGCGCGCCAGAGGCGCCGCCATCACCGATATAGTCATTCTGGTGGTGGCAGCCAATGACGCCGTCATGCCCCAGACCGTAGAAGCCATCCACCACGCCCAGCAGGCCAACGTCCCCATCATAGTGGCCATCAACAAGATAGACCTGCCCGAGGCCAACGTGGAGCGCTGCAAGACCCAGCTCATGGACCACGGCCTCATGCCCGAGGAATGGGGCGGCAAGACCATTATGGTGGAGATATCCGCCAAGTTCAACACCAATATAGACGAGCTGCTGGAAATGGTCCTTCTGGTGGCGGATATGGAGGAGCTGAAGGCGGAGGTGTCCGCTTCCAAAGTATCCGGCGCCGTGATAGAGGCCCACGTGGAGGCCGGAAAGGGCAACGTAGCCACGGTCCTGGTGCAAAAGGGGACTCTGAAGATAGGGACTCCCATCGTGGCCGGCGAGGCCTACGGCAAGGTGAAGGCCATGTTTTCCGACAAGGGAGACAAGCTGTACAAGGCGGGGCCGTCCACTCCCATCGAGCTGGTGGGTCTGAACTCCGCTCCTCTGGCCGGAGACGTGCTCCAGTCCGTCAAGACGGAAAAAGAGGCCCGCTCCATCGCCGAGGCCAGGATAGCCAAGGA contains the following coding sequences:
- the lpdA gene encoding dihydrolipoyl dehydrogenase, which encodes MSYDLIVLGGGPGGYNAAEKAGHAGLSTLLIEKKALGGVCLNEGCVPTKTLLYSSKVYGYALHGSDYGVSVKDVAYDHAAVVTRKDKVVKTLVSGIEGQMKAAKVTVVKENAVIKGKSGNEYIVEAGGKEYSGKALFIATGSESAMPPIPGAKEAFDAGVMVTNRELLQITEIPKELAVIGGGVIGLEMAAYFASVGSKVTVIEMLDHIAGNTDGEIAGILQKLYAAKGIVFKLGCKVTGISNTGVTYEENGKECFAPADKILMSVGRTPNTKGIGLENIGIEMDRRAIKTDLQCRTNQPNVFAIGDVNGKIMLAHTAYREGEVALNTLLGKKDIVRYNCIPSVIYTNPEIGSVGETEASAKAKGIDVKVGKLPLMYSGRFVAEGGNRECVAKIVVNKKYDSIIGCQCISPYASEFIWGMVPVIETEMRVSDAKELVFPHPTVCEILREVIWTL
- a CDS encoding dehydrogenase yields the protein MPKSQFVDPDFIRKPGFIEFDQIPVNQYNKTIRDEKKNFSKADFLRIYRDMRFIREFESMLYLIKTQSEYNGVQYSNPGPAHLSTGQEAAAVGQAYILNINDYSFGSHRSHGEILAKGLSAIEKLSDKELTDVMEGFFDGKVLKALEKGIGDETLTVKEKAVKFLIYGALSEIFARETGFHRGLGGSMHAFFTPFGIYPNNAIVGGSATVALGAALYKRCNKKDGIVICNIGDGSMGCGPVWEAIMMSAMDQVKQLWDKGYNKGLPILFNFFNNQYGMGGQTRGETMGYDFLARAGAGVNPEQMHAERVDGYNPLAVIDAMKRKKEILTGEGGPVLLDVVTYRYAGHSPSDSSSYRTKEEIAAWEAQDAIPAYADKLIKAKVATKAEIDAIEKHVVETITQICAMAVDEKISPRMDVKANPRVIEDLMFSNTKMPKMSDDEVVTLKPKEESPRVQAIAKKERYGFDKDGKLFSKNKAFQLRDGLFEAIIDKYYEDPTLISYGEDVRDWGGAFAVYRGLTEVIPYHRLFNSPISEAAIAGSACGYAMSGGRVIAELMYCDFLGRAGDEVFNQIPKWQAMSAGVIKMPLVIRVSVGSKYGAQHSQDWSSLVAHIPGIKVIFPATPYDAKGLMASALNGTDPVICFESQRIYDVGEQFHKGGVPVESYEIPIGEPDVKREGSDVTILTFGATLYRAIKAADMLQEKYGISAEVIDARTLVPFNYDKVLESVKKTGKILLTSDACEKGSFINTMAQTISELAFDELDAPPVVVGARNWITPCFELDNDFFPQPEWMIDAIHEKIMPIPGHTPTNNFTPVERMRREKAGV
- the nusA gene encoding transcription termination/antitermination protein NusA, translated to MGCEVSIEYREALRSISKEKNIPFDELLLLLENALTRMYKRNIEASAKGEQPQIRAEVGEKDVHIYCLKKVVMFVDDPNTEIALSNALKIDPGAKTGDYVEEEVTPSNFGRMAAHTARFVLESKIKDYERERDIKQFQSRVGDIINTHVSRFEGKLVFVDPDGQQDYAEHIEALLPPEEQIRSERFRVREMLKVYVLELRENPGGRSRYQLVVSRTHPSLVRRLVENEVEEIASGKVQIVSIAREPGIRTKIAVTSADRNIDPVGACLGSNASRLKAILRELRGEKLDIVKYDEDPVKYIIDAVAPAHVVSVDCDTETRTAVVRVPDKELSLAIGKKGVNAKLSAKLTGWNVKIQGTTE
- a CDS encoding YlxR family protein, producing the protein MRERTCIVCKTKGPQQSFFRIGKKADGSLQTGSGGRGAYICRSRSCITKAMQKPRLAMFLRTKPDEEAEQQLLSSLLRELTETPEP
- the infB gene encoding translation initiation factor IF-2, whose amino-acid sequence is MSAKTVASFAKELKITEKELNGYLKELGVSARSDEALDAETVAFIKDLIKDQKSVKVQIPQAVTVRDLAEKLGKPVSELQKSLVELGILATVNQSVGADVAQKVADKWHITLEIVKSEAVRAKKPASAKAPAAKTNTKLASRPPVVTVLGHVDHGKTTLLDTLRKTHVTDQESGGITQHIGAYQVELKGRKITFIDTPGHAAFTAMRARGAAITDIVILVVAANDAVMPQTVEAIHHAQQANVPIIVAINKIDLPEANVERCKTQLMDHGLMPEEWGGKTIMVEISAKFNTNIDELLEMVLLVADMEELKAEVSASKVSGAVIEAHVEAGKGNVATVLVQKGTLKIGTPIVAGEAYGKVKAMFSDKGDKLYKAGPSTPIELVGLNSAPLAGDVLQSVKTEKEARSIAEARIAKEKEDRLARKNAITLDSIYDKIRENGIKKLPLVLKADVQGTLEAVSDSLRKIEHEEVTVDIIHSGIGDVTENDVNFAIASEAIIVGFNTGIENNVSRMPEADRVEIRTYSVIYDLMRDVKAAMAGLLEPVFEETVNGLAEVRSTFRIPNQGIVAGCYVTEGNVIRNDFIRIKRGKQVVFEGRLDSLRHFKDEKSEIAQGFECGIMIKGFNEYEEGDIIESYSKKQIARAIS